In Daphnia pulicaria isolate SC F1-1A chromosome 9, SC_F0-13Bv2, whole genome shotgun sequence, a single genomic region encodes these proteins:
- the LOC124313769 gene encoding ribosomal protein S6 kinase alpha-2-like, whose amino-acid sequence MADEIKNLSSCTKIDGTEISYSRKDVLGSGTFGTVYLGIFEEKQVTIKKIQLKHQSTVKEDREVKNQLEAEGHENVVQIFETVQDLDFRYIVMELCAGTLGEVIEKKYKGPPLPPDDKVLYQMANGLHHIHSQKLIHRDIKPANVLISYAGRIKWSDFGISKQISTRDTCSMSSGLKGTHSWMAPEFCQIGNNKSIKATPMSDVFPCGCLFFVFVTRKDGGIHPFGDTNDPITIQVNIRDDEQVNINKLQPSHFAAPIIQKMIEHLPEKRIPLSEVKELLLSVSTDERDGPSDNGWGVSGFQPLYNFSDPPSNVMSFFAARAKMEVRGGILIRHDPGNPAHPAVGNSMYPGGPPVGFNPSAMSGTHPYPLLYPVSFNGYPGGDPVGVLPPCPGGSSFGGYGQRQPPQQPILARVKCETVMAQPNANSSFQITLINDDTKKSYMKKDILGKGSFGIVFRGSYHDEEVAVKRLELERLDPDDREIKLQIELEHENVLKILSVDEGEDYKYIFLELCAGTLSEVINNKYKSPSLPTDKQVMYQIADDLDYIHSKNVIHRDIKPENILISMTGQMKLSDFGLSKHISTGSMYCFSGLKGTLLWMAALL is encoded by the exons ATGGCTGACGAAATTAAAAACCTTTCATCATGCACAAAAATCGATGGTACCGAAATAAGCTACTCGAGAAAAGACGTGCTCGGGAGTGGCACTTTCGGTACCGTTTATCTTGGCATCTTTGAGGAGAAACAAGTAACCATTAAGAAAATTCAGTTGAAACATCAGTCGACAGTAAAAGAAGATCGTGAAGTAAAAAACCAACTAGAAGCTGAAGGGCACGAAAACGTTGTACAAATATTCGAAACTGTACAAGATCTTGATTTCAG ATACATTGTCATGGAGTTGTGTGCCGGAACCCTTGGGGAGGTGATTGAAAAGAAGTATAAGGGACCACCACTTCCACCCGATGATAAAGTCCTCTATCAAATGGCCAATGGCTTACACCATATCCACTCACAAAAACTTATTCATAGAGACATCAAGCCTGCTAATGTTCTGATTTCGTACGCAGGCCGAATAAAATGGTCTGACTTTGGAATTAGTAAGCAAATAAGCACCCGCGACACTTGTTCTATGAGTAGTGGGCTGAAAGGAACTCACTCGTGGATGGCTCCGGAATTTTGTCAAATCGGAAATAACAAGTCGATTAAAGCGACACCCATGAGTGATGTGTTCCCATGTGGTTgtcttttcttcgtttttgtcACTCGCAAGGATGGAGGAATCCATCCGTTTGGAGACACGAACGACCCTATCACCATACAAGTCAATATTCGGGATGATGAACAAGTTAACATTAACA aattacaacCCAGCCACTTTGCGGCACccattattcaaaaaatgattgaGCATCTcccagaaaaaagaattcctcTTTCGGAAGTGAAGGAACTGCTCTTAAGTGTGTCTACAGACGAGCGTGATGGGCCTTCGGATAACGGCTGGGGAGTTTCCGGATTTCAGCCGCTTTACAATTTCTCAGATCCTCCGTCCAACGTAATGAGCTTCTTTGCTGCAAGAGCAAAGATGGAAGTACGAGGAG GAATTTTGATTCGACATGACCCAGGGAATCCGGCACATCCGGCTGTTGGCAATTCCATGTACCCTGGCGGGCCTCCTGTGGGCTTTAACCCGAGTGCCATGAGCGGAACTCATCCGTACCCATTACTGTACCCCGTAAGCTTTAACGGCTATCCAGGTGGAGATCCGGTTGGGGTCCTGCCCCCTTGTCCAGGAGGATCATCGTTTGGTGGCTATGGCCAACGACAACCGCCGCAGCAGCCGAT TCTAGCCCGCGTGAAATGTGAAACTGTTATGGCCCAACCCAATGCAAATTCGTCGTTCCAAAtaactttgattaatgatgacACGAAAAAGAGTTATATGAAAAAGGATATCCTTGGCAAAGGCTCTTTCGGCATCGTTTTTCGTGGTTCCTATCATGATGAAGAAGTTGCTGTCAAAAGACTCGAGTTAGAAAGATTGGACCCAGATGACCGTGAAATCAAGTTGCAGATAGAACTTGAGCACGAAAATGTTCTCAAAATCTTGTCAGTCGATGAAGGTGAAGATTATAA ATACATCTTTCTGGAATTGTGTGCGGGCACACTTAGCGAAGTTattaacaataaatataaGAGTCCTTCGCTTCCGACCGACAAACAAGTCATGTACCAAATAGCTGATGATCTCGACTACATTCACTCGAAAAATGTGATCCACCGTGACATCAAACctgaaaacattttgatttctatGACGGGCCAAATGAAACTATCGGATTTTGGTTTGAGTAAACACATCAGCACCGGAAGTATGTATTGTTTCAGTGGACTTAAGGGGACTCTTTTATGGATGGCAGCTCTACTCTAG
- the LOC124313770 gene encoding uncharacterized protein LOC124313770 yields the protein MAQPNANSSFPITLINNDREKSYMKKDILGKGTFGIVFRGSYRDEEVAVKRLELARLDAADDREVKLQIDLEHDNVLKILSVDEDEDYKYIFLELCAGTLSEVIANKYEGPSLPTHRESMYQIANGLEYMHSKKLIHRDIKPENILISVTGQLKLSDFGLCKSISTRDTCSMSGTKGTLLWMAPEMRGNDEIRKRSSASMSDIFPCGCVFFFLLTGGKHPFGDMNDHVQIHLNIRMGEPTNIKELKSDHFAAHILRKMIDLNPQNRISAKEIKNSLRKREIEAKRSSNFIKGQFKRIARLVREGRGNIASRFHPKKLVLACGAEDKIIFFSAENSFIPFSNWKEDEKKFQIGHIKDIRTVEWNLEGTQLATIFHYDVIVCWSYPSGEILFQKKLDDEKMTGIKWNPFRPNVFAAFIFFFNSCPVEQRPFHFFTIECEKWITSVQWISENRVALGFQDGEGIEIWEIDESTTSAKIVKRLEHKGVMGSISGMAWDERTKCLAASSWDGWIKIWSMDSNQPIHTTKFDGNCWSFAWCLNGKQRDDAGVDAARKSADNFILACGFGVGKIVIWTPLAKEKTRILCQHSESVMGLSFSSDARFLCSADIYKLIIWATENWEPVYIDVEEKIRVGRFSWFSLGSSSSSTNVPDYKLTRDTNDYKVCKWDIR from the exons ATGGCCCAACCCAATGCAAATTCGTCGTTCCCAATAACTTTGATTAATAATGATAGGGAAAAGAGTTATATGAAAAAGGATATCCTTGGCAAAGGCACTTTTGGTATCGTTTTTCGTGGTTCCTATCGTGATGAAGAAGTCGCTGTCAAAAGACTCGAGTTGGCAAGATTGGATGCAGCAGACGACCGTGAAGTAAAACTGCAGATAGATCTTGAGCACGATAATGTTCTCAAAATCTTGTCCgttgatgaagatgaagattacaa ATACATCTTTTTGGAATTGTGTGCGGGCACACTTAGCGAAGTTATTGCCAATAAATATGAGGGCCCTTCGCTTCCGACCCACAGAGAATCCATGTACCAAATTGCAAATGGCCTCGAATACATGCACTCAAAAAAACTTATCCATCGGGACATCAAACcagaaaacattttgatttccgTGACAGGTCAATTGAAACTATCGGATTTTGGTTTATGTAAATCAATCAGCACCCGAGACACCTGTTCCATGAGTGGAACTAAAGGGACTCTTTTATGGATGGCACCAGAAATGCGTGGGAATGatgaaattagaaaaagatCATCAGCATCAATGAGTGATATTTTCCCATGCGGTtgcgtctttttctttcttttgactgGTGGGAAGCATCCGTTCGGCGATATGAATGACCACGTTCAAATACATCTCAATATTCGAATGGGCGAACCAACTAATATAAAAG AATTGAAGTCAGATCATTTTGCGGCTCATATTTTACGTAAAATGATTGATCTTAATCCGCAAAACAGAATTTctgcaaaagaaataaaaaattcactgagaaagagagagattgAAGCGAAAAGAAGCAGCAATTTCATTAAAG GTCAGTTCAAAAGAATTGCGCGATTAGTGCGTGAGGGAAGAGGAAATATCGCCTCCCGTTTCCACCCGAAGAAATTAGTTCTCGCCTGCGGCGCTgaagataaaattattttcttttctgccgAGAATTCGTTcattcctttttctaattggaaagaggacgaaaaaaagtttcaaattggaCATATAAAGGACATTAGGACggtggaatggaat TTGGAAGGAACCCAATTGGCTACCATCTTCCATTACGATGTCATCGTGTGCTGGAGTTATCCAAGTGGCGAaattctctttcaaaagaaattagacGATGAAAAGATGACTGGAATCAAGTGGAATCCCTTCAGGCCAAACGTGTTTGCTGCTTTTA ttttcttcttcaattcctGCCCTGTCGAGCAACggccatttcattttttcacaaTTGAATGTGAGAAATGGATCACGAGTGTCCAGTGGATCTCTGAGAATCGAGTTGCTCTCGGCTTCCAGGATGGCGAGGGAATTGAAATTTGGGAAATTGACGAATCGACGACTTCCGCCAAAATTGTCAAACGACTCGAACATAAAGGCGTGATG gGTTCGATATCAGGTATGGCATGGGACGAACGGACGAAATGTTTGGCCGCTAGTTCATGGGACGGATGGATTAAG ATTTGGTCAATGGACAGCAACCAACCCATTCACACCACAAAGTTCGATGGCAATTGTTGGAGTTTTGCTTGGTGTTTAAACGGGAAACAAAGGGACGACGCGGGAGTGGACGCGGCCAGGAAATCGGccgacaatttcattttggcttG tGGATTTGGCGTGGGGAAGATTGTCATTTGGACCCCGCTGGCAAAGGAAAAGACGAGAATTCTCTGTCAACATTCAGAATCGGTAATGGGGCTGTCGTTTTCATCCGACGCTCGGTTTCTATGTTCAGCGGATATTTACAAATTGATTATCTGGGCAACTGag AATTGGGAACCCGTTTACATCgacgttgaagaaaaaattaggGTTGGACGTTTCTCGTGGTTCTCTCTTGGGTCCTCTTCTTCGTCTACGAATGTCCCTGACTACAAATTGACACGCGACACAAACGATTACAAGGTATGCAAATGGGatattcgttaa
- the LOC124313274 gene encoding uncharacterized protein LOC124313274, with product MMKSSLYALFSLLLLALVQEGKADACTNIGGTCLDYTAYKCTAGYVSGLCAGSNNIKCCQNCDATCLSNESTWSQSDGACTSAGGRCMDNTNYCAGTYSGGKCGGPATRQCCVLRTGRTMTERGYTLIKCFEGLCLNAYKDVGGIWTIGYGNTRWEDGRAVASGDTCTKARCDSLFNYWVDESFVPAVDADIGSPSPDVNQVQFEALVSFTYNVGTAAFHSSTLLKKVQANPNDPTIRDEFMKWVNVNGVPVQGLINRREKEADYYFSVDNSVCTTAVNC from the exons ATGATGAAATCTTCGCTCTACGCGTTGTTTTCCCTCCTGCTCCTCGCATTGG ttCAAGAGGGAAAGGCAGACGCTTGCACAAACATTGGTGGTACCTGCTTAGATTATACTGCATACAAATGTACGGCTGGTTACGTGTCTGGACTTTGCGCTGGCTCTAACAACATCAAGTGCTGCCAAAATTGCGACGCAACAT GCCTAAGCAATGAGAGTACCTGGTCTCAATCAGATGGCGCATGCACTTCAGCTGGTGGAAGGTGTATGGACAATACCAATTATTGCGCTGG GACTTACTCTGGTGGAAAATGCGGTGGCCCTGCAACTCGTCAATGCTGCGTACTCC GTACTGGAAGAACAATGACCGAACGTGGTTACACTCTCATTAAATGTTTTGAAGGACTTTGCTTAAACGCTTACAA ggaCGTTGGTGGCATTTGGACGATTGGTTACGGTAACACTCGTTGGGAAGATGGCAGGGCAGTTGCAAGTGGAGATACGTGCACAAAGGCACGTTGTGATTCGCTTTTTAATTACTGGGTCGATGAGAGTTTCGTACCGGCAGTGGACGCGGATATTGGCTCACCATCACCGGACGTTAATCAGGTCCAATTCGAGGCTTTAGTCTCGTTTACTTACAATGTTGGAACAGCGGCATTCCATTCTTCCACTTTATTGAAGAAAGTTCAAGCCAATCCTAACGATCCGACTATTCGAGATGAATTCATGAAATGG GTGAATGTTAACGGTGTACCAGTTCAGGGTCTGATTAACCGCCGCGAAAAGGAAGCAGATTATTATTTCAGTGTTGATAACAGCGTCTGCACAACTGCTGTCAATtgttaa
- the LOC124313202 gene encoding serine/threonine-protein kinase/endoribonuclease IRE2-like: MAQRRGQTNWTYLFNTEIAYSTSKEDFLGQGSSGSVRRGLFKGNKVAVKKVLKDMSAASIKEKREIYLQGQLKHINVLPIITTTEDEEFRYIVLPLCFGTLGDVINRTYKGPKLLSDLATDLIVLSHIADGLDYIHSRNLIHRDIKPDNILIYRDGFVKLSDFGLSKQVNDRGTCSLSGLKGTLIWMAPEFRGNIEDARVSSKSDVFPCGCVFFVFLQRNNVKGGIHPFGDRKNHTEIQFNILRDNPVNIKMLDPGCNEYTLIEGMIRHDPRDRSSMTQVKQQIKEYSQIVSARKCPQNITCSPGREHCCGVWVPCSAFSSKRTKSPTKLFQPLPSTTSYVCCWTVISS, from the exons ATGGCTCAAAGAAGAGGCCAAACGAACTGGACATACCTTTTCAATACTGAAATAGCATACTCGACATCGAAAGAAGACTTTCTTGGTCAGGGTAGTTCCGGTTCTGTTCGTCGTGGCCTTTTCAAAGGGAACAAAGTCGCTGTTAAGAAAGTTCTCAAAGATATGTCAGCAGCATCcatcaaagagaaaagggaaatcTATTTGCAAGGGCAACTGAAACACATAAATGTTTTACCAATTATAACAACAACAGAGGATgaagaatttag GTACATTGTACTGCCACTATGTTTTGGGACACTCGGAGATGTTATCAACCGAACTTATAAGGGGCCTAAACTGCTGTCTGATCTTGCGACTGATCTTATTGTTTTATCTCATATAGCCGATGGTCTCGACTACATCCACTCGAGAAATCTTATCCATCGCGACATTAAACCggacaatattttaatttaccgGGATGGTTTCGTGAAATTGTCGGATTTTGGTCTGAGCAAGCAGGTCAACGATCGTGGAACATGCTCCCTCAGTGGACTTAAAGGAACTCTGATATGGATGGCACCGGAATTTCGTGGTAATATAGAGGATGCCAGAGTATCATCGAAGAGTGACGTCTTCCCGTGTGGCTGcgtctttttcgttttcctcCAACGGAATAATGTGAAAGGAGGAATCCACCCGTTTGGAGATAGGAAAAACCACACCGAAATTCAGTTCAATATCCTCCGTGACAATCCAGTTAACATCAAAA TGTTAGATCCTGGATGCAATGAGTATACTCTAATCGAAGGAATGATTCGACATGATCCAAGAGATCGATCGTCTATGACACAAGTTAAACAGCAGATCAAGGAATATTCCCAAATTGTTTCTGCTCGGAAGTGCCCTCAGAACATTACATGCAGCCCAGGAAGAGAACACTGCTGTGGTGTTTGGGTGCCCTGCTCCGCTTTCAGCTCCAAGCGAACCAAGTCACCGACGAAATTATTCCAGCCCTTACCCTCAACAACATCCTATGTATGCTGCTGGACCGTCATCAGCAGCTAA
- the LOC124313068 gene encoding serine/threonine-protein kinase/endoribonuclease ire-1-like, with protein sequence MARRRGQTNWTYLDDDLKYSRDHVLGQGAFGSVHLGRFRGNKVAIKKIQLHTTSNDEREIRLQGKLKHRHVLPIITATEDKDFRYIVLELCVGTLGNVIEENYEGPQLPSDLEIFYQIADGLDYIHSNKLIHRDIKPDNILISRDGFVKLSDFGLSKPVSDRGTCSISAGLKGTLLWMAPEMRGNTERVRATPMSDVFPCGCVFFVYHSRNMNGGIHPFGDKKDPNKIQLNIVQYNPVNINKLNPGCIEYTLIEPMIRHDPRNRATPAQVKQAICQYVQSARRRQNGCPPQQNGGMHAAGTSSAANHHQPNYSGGPCYSYYPQQQPAHPAVGNSMYPGGPPVGFNPSVMSGTPYQGSFNGYPGGNPVGILPPCPGGSSFGGYGQQQPQQQPVYGTQGGRHPMDYVSHNDQRFNRHQQEYARACQQELQDNRAMEHLLRKMVEKIEKKLQSDPPDSSCSDDSGDSDDCN encoded by the exons ATGGCCCGAAGAAGAGGCCAAACGAACTGGACATACCTTGACGATGATCTCAAATACTCGAGAGATCACGTACTTGGTCAGGGGGCTTTCGGTTCCGTTCATCTCGGCCGTTTCCGTGGAAACAAAGTGGCTATTAAGAAAATTCAGCTACACACAACGTCCAACGACGAACGCGAAATTCGTTTGCAAGGGAAGCTGAAACACAGACATGTTTTACCAATCATAACAGCAACAGAGGATAAAGACTTTAG GTACATCGTCCTGGAACTGTGTGTTGGGACACTTGGAAATGTTATCGAAGAAAATTATGAGGGGCCTCAACTGCCGTCTGATCTTGAGATTTTCTACCAAATAGCCGATGGTCTCGACTACATCCACTCGAATAAACTTATCCATCGCGACATCAAACCtgataatattttaatttcgcGGGATGGCTTCGTGAAATTGTCGGATTTCGGTCTGAGCAAGCCGGTCAGCGACCGGGGAACGTGTTCCATTAGTGCTGGACTTAAAGGCACTCTGTTGTGGATGGCGCCGGAAATGCGCGGTAATACGGAACGTGTCAGAGCGACGCCGATGAGCGACGTTTTCCCGTGCGGATGCGTCTTTTTCGTATACCACTCGCGGAATATGAACGGCGGAATCCATCCGTTTGGCGATAAGAAAGACCCTAACAAGATCCAGCTCAATATCGTCCAGTATAATCCAGTTAACATCAACA AGTTAAATCCTGGATGCATTGAGTATACTCTAATCGAACCAATGATTCGACATGACCCAAGGAATCGAGCAACTCCAGCGCAAGTGAAACAGGCGATCTGCCAATATGTCCAATCTGCCCGTCGGCGTCAGAACGGCTGTCCACCCCAACAGAATGGAGGAATGCATGCTGCTGGAACTTCATCAGCAGCTAACCATCACCAACCAAATTATTCCGGCGGACCCTGCTACTCGTACTACCCTCAACAGCAACCAGCACATCCGGCTGTTGGCAATTCCATGTACCCTGGCGGGCCTCCTGTGGGCTTTAACCCGAGTGTCATGAGTGGAACTCCGTACCAAGGAAGCTTTAACGGCTATCCAGGTGGAAATCCGGTTGGTATCCTGCCCCCTTGTCCAGGAGGATCATCGTTTGGTGGCTATGGTCAACAAcaaccgcagcagcagccggtatACGGAACTCAAGGCGGGCGGCATCCGATGGATTACGTCTCTCATAACGACCAGCGATTTAATCGCCATCAGCAAGAATACGCCCGTGCCTGTCAACAGGAGCTTCAAGACAACCGTGCAATGGAACATTTGTTAAGGAAGATGGTGGAGAAgatagagaaaaagttgcagtCAGATCCGCCAGATTCTTCTTGTTCGGATGATTCAGGGGATAGTGATGACTGCAACTAG